A window of Halogeometricum sp. S1BR25-6 genomic DNA:
GGCGAAGCGGTCGCCGCCGAGGACGAACACGTCGCCCTTCTCCAAGGTGTCGAGGTAGTTTTCGTCCAACTGGCCGACCCACTCCTCGCCCCCCCGCGTCACCACGTCGCAGGTAAAGGAGTCGGGGATGGTGCCGATGTTCGTCATGTAGATGACGCGCGCCATCCGCCCGCGCTTGCCGAGGAGGTGCTCACCGACGTCGTACTCGGGGTAGTGGTGCTCGCCGTCGGGCGCGTCGTTCGTGTCGCGCCACACCTTCGCGTAGACGTTCTTCTCTTCGAGGCCTTCGTAGTCGGCCGTCAGGTACGAGAGAAGCCGCTCCCACTCGGCGTCCGAGAAGTCCCGGTAGGGGTACGCCCGCCGGAGCGTCGCCAGCACGTCCTCCTCGCGCCGAACGGCGTTGATGGCCATACCGTAGACCTGCTGTGCGGCCACGTCCTGGGCGTTCTCGGGGACGAACACCCGGTCGACAAATCCTTCTTCGGCTTTCTTCAGCATCACCGCGCACTCGACCAACTCGTCCCTGTCGAGGGCGATGACCCTCCCCTCGACCGTCTGGCCGAGTCGGTGGCCCGCGCGTCCGACCCGCTGGAGCAGCGAGGCGACAGATTTCGGCGACCCGACCTGCACCACGAGGTCGATGTGCGGCATGTCGATGCCGAGTTCGAGGCTCGTGGAGGTGGTCACCACGTCCAACTCGCCGGCCTTCAGTTGGGATTCTATCTCCCCCCTCCGCTCCTTCGAGAGGCTGCCGTGGTGACACCCCGAGTTCGTCTCATCGTAGCCGTCGTACTCCTCTCGCAGGTTGTGCAGCACCCGTTCGGCGCCCGACCGCGTGTTCGTGAACACCAGCGTGTTCGTGTGCGAGCGGACGAGTTCGTCCAGTCGGTCGTAGAACCCCTCCTGCACGACGTCGCGCGGCGTGTCGATGAGGTCGTCCGTCGGACACTCCAACCGCACGTCGAAGTCGCGGACGAAGCGCGTGTCGACGATTTCGTAGTCGCGCACCTCGCCGGCGTCGTCGCGCCCCACCAGAAACTCCGCCATCGTCGACAGCGGTTCGACCGTCGCCGAGCAGCCGATTCTGGTCGGGGAGGACTCGCACATCTCCTCCAATCGCTCCAAGGACACCGACAGGTGCGTCCCGCGCTTGTTCTCCGCGAGGCTGTGAATCTCGTCGACGACGACGTATTCGACCGTCCTGAGCTTCTCTTTGAACTTCGGCGAATTGAGGAGGATGGCGAGCGTCTCCGGCGTCGTGTTGAGGATGTGCGGCGTCGTCTCCAGCATCTTTTGGCGCTCGGAACTCTCGGTGTCGCCGTGGCGGATGGCGTGGCGGACGCGCACCTCCTCGCCGCGTTCGCCCATCCGCTCGGCGATACCCTCCAGCGGTTCGGTGAGGTTCCGGTGGATGTCGTTGGCCAGCGACTTCAGCGGCGAGACGTACAGGCAGTAAACGGAGTTCTCCAGGCCCTCCTCGCGCTCTCGGTCCCTGCGGAAGAGGTCGTTGAGGATGGCCGTGAAGGAGGCGAGCGTCTTGCCGGACCCGGTGGGCGCGCAGACGAGGGCGTTCTCCCCCTTGTCGATGAGCGGGATGCCCTCGCGCTGGGGCGGGGTGAAGAAGCCGCCGTTGCCGCCGACGTAGCGTCCGAACTGGTCGACCCACCACTCTCTCACCGTCGGTTCCAACCGGTCGAGGACGTCCTCGTCGGCCAGCGGTACGGTTTCGGGGTCGAACGCGAAGGGGTCGTCCTCGTCGGCCGCCCGCGACGCCGCCTCGCGGAGGAGGTGTCGGCCACCGCTACTCATTGGTTGCAGTGAGGGGCGCGCCTGTAAGTGGGTTGCGCCCGCGCCCGCGTGCGACTCCCCGACGGCCCGCCGACCGGCGCGGTCCGCGGCCGACGGACGCCGCCAACTTATACCCGCGCCGCTTACGGCGACTATGCGCGTCACGTTCCTCGGCACCGGTAGCGCGATGCCCTCTCCCGACCGGGCGCAGACGGGCCTCCTCGTCGAGTCCGGCGACCGCTCGCTCCTCGTCGACTGCGGCAGCGGCGTCCTCTCCCGCCTCGCCGGCACCGAGACGGGCTACGAGGGCGTCGGGACGGTCCTGCTCACCCACCACCACCTCGACCACGTCTCGGACCTCCTCCCCCTGTTGAAGGCGCGGTGGCTGGCGGGCGAGATGCACCTGGAAGTCGTCGGCCCAGTTGGCACGAAACGGCACCTCGACGGCCTCCTCGACGTCTACGACTACATGCAGAACCGCGTCGACCTGCAGGTCAGAGAGGTCGCGGCCGGGTCGTTCTCGGTCGGCGGGTTCGACGTGGAGGCGACGGAGACGCGCCACTCCGTGAACTGTCTGGCCTACCGGTTCGCGGGCGGCGACGAGGGGGGCGGAGGCGACTTCGTCTTCTCCGGCGACTCGGAGGCGTTCGAGGGCCTCGCCAACTTCGCGGACGGCGCGGCCGTCCTCGCGCACGACTGCTCGTTTCCCGACGAGGTGGACGTCTCGAACCACCCAACGCCCTCGCAGTTGGGCGCCGCCCTCGCCGGCCGCGATATCGGCCGCGTCTACCTGACGCACCTCTACCCGCACACCGAGGGGCGACACGAGGAGATGCTCGAATCGGTCGCGCGAGGGTACGACGGCGACGTGCGCTTCGCGCGCGACGGTCTCCGAATCGACATCTGAACGGTTCGACCCGCCGACTCAGCCGCGAATCACGGTCCCCGCGTCCTCGCCGGCCAGAAAGTCCGCGAGGGCGTCGGGACCGAACACGTGCGCCGGCGCGCCGAGGTCGAGGAGTGCGCGCACCTTCGCGGCCATCCCGCCCGTCACGTCCGTCGCGTCGCTGCCGCCCAACACGTCGCTGACGTCCTCGAACGCCGTTATCTCGGGAATCACCGCGCCGTCGTCGTCGAGGACGCCCGGCACCGTCGAGCACAGTCCCACGCGGTCGGCGTCGAGGCCGCGCGCCAGCGTCGTCACGAGTTCGTCGCCGCTCAGCACCGTCGCGCCCGCGCCGGCGTGGGTCACCATGTCGGCCTGTACGACCGGGACGAACCCCTCCGCCAGCATCGTCGCCACCGGGTCGAGGGGAAGCGAGAGACGGGCCTCCGAGTCCCGCGTCGCCGCCGAGAGCGGGTGAACCGGAAGGGCGTCGACGCCCGCCCCGTGAAGCCGGGTCACCACGGCGTCGTTCAGTCGTCGCATCGCGTCGTGGACGGCGAACGCCGCCTCGGCGTCGCGCGTGCCGTCGGTGTCGCTGACGCCGTGTCTCGCGGCGTGGTGGTGTCCGAAGCTCCCGCCGCCGTGGACGAGAACGAGGCGCGGGGCGTCCGCCCCGCCGTTACCGGCACCGAGCGCCTCGGCTATCGCCCCGACGGCGTCGTCGAGAGCGTCGTCGTCGACGGTCTCGGGGGCGGACTTGTCGGTGACGACGCTCCCGCCGAGTTTGAGAACGGTCGTGGTCGTCATCGCTCCTCCACTCTGACTCCGCCGCGCGCGAGTTCGGCGCGGAACGACTCCTCGCACTCCGGCGTGAATCGGAGGGCCGTCTCCGTCTCCTCCGTCCGGTCGAGGGCGACGATACAGCCGCCGCCGCCCGCGCCGGTGAGTTTCGCGCCGTGGGCGCCGGCCTCGCGGGCCGACCAGACCATGTTGTCCAGCGAACGCGAGGAGACGCCGAGCGCCTCCAAGAGACCGTGGTCGAAGTCCATCAGGCGGCCGAGTTCGGCCAGCACCGACTCCGGCGGGTCGTCCGTCGGGTCGGCCGCCGCGAGCACCGACTCGCCCGTCCTGACCACGTCGCCGATGCTCTCGACGGTGTCGGCCGCGAAGTCGTACTTCTCGCGGAGCGACCGGACGCCGGCGACGAGTTCCCCCGTATCACCCGCGCCGCCGTCGAAGCCGACGACGAACGGGAGGTTCGGCGCGTCGATGCGCCGGCAGTCGTCCCCCTCGACGCGGACGGCGCCGCCGACCGCACAGCAGAACGTATCCGCGCGGGAGGCCTGCCCGTCCTGCACGTCGTGCTCCGCGCGGTAGGCGCGTTCGGCGAGTTCTTCGGGATCCAAGGGTGCGCCGAGTTCGCGCGTCGCGGCGTCGATGCCGGCGACGACGACGGCCGCCGAGGAGCCGAGTCCCGCGCCGAGGGGGATGTCGCTCTCGACGGTCACGTCGAACCCGGCGTCCGGGGCGTCGGCGGCGTCTCTGGCCTGTTCGACGGCCGCGGCGACGTAGGCGATGCCGGCCTCGACGAGGCCCTTCGCCACGTTCACGTCGGGTCGGTCGTCGCCGTCGCCGCCGTACTCGACGGTGAACCCGTCGAGGCTCAGGTCGGGCGCGGTGACCCGGACCCGGTCGTCCTCGCGCGTCTCGACGGAGACGGTCGCCCGGCGTTCGATGGCGCAGGGAACCGCCGGTTCGCCGTAGACGACTGCGTGCTCCCCGAACAGGTACACCTTCCCGGGGGCGCTCGAAACGGTCATGTCCGAGGATTCCCCGGACGGCGCTTAAGGCTGTCCGACCGTCGGCACTCGGCGGGCCGGAGGCGGGTTGCGAAAGAAAGCGTGTCGAACCGCGGTCGCGGCCGCGAGCGGCCGGCGAAACGAGGCTTACTCCTCGTCTTCTTCGTAGTCGTGCTCGCTCTCGTCGTCCTCGTCGAGGGCGGCGTCGTTGTCGTCCGCGTCCGCGCCCGTCTCCTCGTCGTCGACGATGTTCGTCGCCGCCTCGTCGTTCGAGTCCGTGTCGAGGGCGGCGTCGTGACCGTCGTCGTCCGACTCGGAGAGGTCGTCGAGTTCGGCCAGTTCGTCGTCGCCGCTCATCAGCTTCTTCGCGACGATGAGCGCTCCCAAGAGGACGAGAGCCACGAGGATGCTGCTCTTGCTGCGACCCGACGAACCGGTGTCGTCGGCGTCGGCGTCGATATCGGCGTCGGCGTCGGTGTCGTCCTCGCCGACGACGTCGACCGCGTCTTCGGCTTCGTCGACCGCCTCGGCGGCGTCGTCCGCGTCGCCGACGGAGACGTCGGTGAGGTCGTCGAGTTCGGCCAACTCGTCGATGTCGTCGCCGCTCAGCACCTTCTTTCCGATGGCGAGGGCAGCGAGGAGGAGCAGTCCGGCGACGGTGCTCCCCTTGCCGCGTCCCGACGAACCGGCGTCGTCGTCGGCCTCGACGTCGTCGAGTTCGTCCTCGACGTCGACCTCCGCTTCCTCGTCGTCCTCGACGGCGTCGGCGTCCTCGGCGTCACCGCCGATGACGTCGATGGACTGGAACAGACCGTCGCCGTCCGCTTCGTCGGCTTCGGTGGCCTCCTCGGCCAGATTTCGGATGATGCCCGGAGCCGAGTTCGACGCGTTGAAACTGGGCTCGTGCAGATTTATCTCGAAGAGCGTGAACGATTTGTCTCCCATAGCACTCACAGTACGCCGACGAGCGGAATAATCGTTGTGCCCGGTCGAACAGAACGAACCGACGGGAAGAACGAAGGGAAATAGGCGAAAGAGCCACCCAGCGGTCCGGAACTGACTGAAATCGGGCATCACCCTCGGTTTCGGTGCTTTGAGGTGCGAACTGACCGTCGCCTCCCGCATGGACGAAGAGCGACGCACGTTTCTGACCGACCTGCTGAGCGCGCCGAGTCCCTCCGGGTTCGAGACGGCGGGCCAGCGGGTGTGGATGTCGTACGTCGAGGAGTTCGCCGACGAGATGCGCGTCGACGCCTACGGCAACGCCGTGGCCGTCCACGAGGGCGACGCGGACGCCGCCGAAATCGCGTTCACGGGGCACGCCGACGAAATCGGCTACATCGTCCGCGACGTGACCGACGACGGCTTTCTCCGCATCGAGGCCATCGGCGGCGCGGACCGCACCGTCTCGAAGGGCCAGCACGTCACGGTGTACGCCGAGAACGGGGAGGTGCCGGGCGTCGTCGGCCAGACGGCCATCCACCTGCGCGAGACCGGGGACGAGGAGCACGAGGACCTCACCGAACAGTTCGTCGATGTGGGCGCGACGAGCGAGGCGGAGGCGCGCGAACTCGTCGAGGTCGGCGACCCGCTCACCGTCCAGACGCGCATCCGGGACCTGCACGGCACCCGGACGGCCGCCCGCGGGATGGACAACCGCGTCGGGACGTGGGCCGCGGCGGAGGCCCTGCGGCACGCCGTCGAGGCGGACGTCGACGCGACGGTGTACGCCGTCAGCACGGTGCAGGAGGAACTCGGCGTGCAGGGGGCGAAGATGGTCAGCTACGACCTCAACCCCGACGCCGCCGTCGCCATCGACGTGACGCACGCGACGGACAACCCCGACGTGTCGGGCAAGCGCCGCGGCCCCGTCGAACTCGGCGAGGGGCCGGTCGTCACGCGGGGGAGCGCGAACCACCCCGCCGTCGTCGAACTCGCCCGCGACGCCGCCGACGGTGCGGACGTAGACGTGCAGTTGCAGGCCGCGGGCATCAGAACGGGCACCGACGCCGACGCGTTCTACACCTCCCGAAGCGGCATCCCCTCCCTCAACGTCGGCATCCCGAACCGCTACATGCACACGCCCGTCGAAGTCGTCGACACCGAGGACCTAGACGGGGTGTCGACGCTG
This region includes:
- a CDS encoding ATP-dependent helicase yields the protein MSSGGRHLLREAASRAADEDDPFAFDPETVPLADEDVLDRLEPTVREWWVDQFGRYVGGNGGFFTPPQREGIPLIDKGENALVCAPTGSGKTLASFTAILNDLFRRDREREEGLENSVYCLYVSPLKSLANDIHRNLTEPLEGIAERMGERGEEVRVRHAIRHGDTESSERQKMLETTPHILNTTPETLAILLNSPKFKEKLRTVEYVVVDEIHSLAENKRGTHLSVSLERLEEMCESSPTRIGCSATVEPLSTMAEFLVGRDDAGEVRDYEIVDTRFVRDFDVRLECPTDDLIDTPRDVVQEGFYDRLDELVRSHTNTLVFTNTRSGAERVLHNLREEYDGYDETNSGCHHGSLSKERRGEIESQLKAGELDVVTTSTSLELGIDMPHIDLVVQVGSPKSVASLLQRVGRAGHRLGQTVEGRVIALDRDELVECAVMLKKAEEGFVDRVFVPENAQDVAAQQVYGMAINAVRREEDVLATLRRAYPYRDFSDAEWERLLSYLTADYEGLEEKNVYAKVWRDTNDAPDGEHHYPEYDVGEHLLGKRGRMARVIYMTNIGTIPDSFTCDVVTRGGEEWVGQLDENYLDTLEKGDVFVLGGDRFAYRYRRGSKVHVDRTSDRPTVPSWFSERLPLSYDLGREIAAFQGDLLERLEAGGAPGVRTWLREYPMDENSVRAVTRMFDEQVRYAGAESVATDDRLVVEVQLDRAAYRRHFYVHSNYGRRFNDGLSRLVAYRCAQRSNANVQVAVADNGFCVSMPLNRKVDVEAVLRDIDPADVDADLRAAIDGTDLLKRYFRINAARSLMILKRYKGYEKTAAQQQVSSEMLLSFAQGLDSFAVMEETYREILEDKLNVAAVKDVLGDVRAGDINVVARNVDSPTPRAFGLATLTASDVVLAEDESEVLREFHARVLDEIDDGDGGDGGAVAAGEDRP
- a CDS encoding MBL fold metallo-hydrolase, with translation MRVTFLGTGSAMPSPDRAQTGLLVESGDRSLLVDCGSGVLSRLAGTETGYEGVGTVLLTHHHLDHVSDLLPLLKARWLAGEMHLEVVGPVGTKRHLDGLLDVYDYMQNRVDLQVREVAAGSFSVGGFDVEATETRHSVNCLAYRFAGGDEGGGGDFVFSGDSEAFEGLANFADGAAVLAHDCSFPDEVDVSNHPTPSQLGAALAGRDIGRVYLTHLYPHTEGRHEEMLESVARGYDGDVRFARDGLRIDI
- a CDS encoding isopentenyl phosphate kinase; translation: MTTTTVLKLGGSVVTDKSAPETVDDDALDDAVGAIAEALGAGNGGADAPRLVLVHGGGSFGHHHAARHGVSDTDGTRDAEAAFAVHDAMRRLNDAVVTRLHGAGVDALPVHPLSAATRDSEARLSLPLDPVATMLAEGFVPVVQADMVTHAGAGATVLSGDELVTTLARGLDADRVGLCSTVPGVLDDDGAVIPEITAFEDVSDVLGGSDATDVTGGMAAKVRALLDLGAPAHVFGPDALADFLAGEDAGTVIRG
- the mvk gene encoding mevalonate kinase, coding for MTVSSAPGKVYLFGEHAVVYGEPAVPCAIERRATVSVETREDDRVRVTAPDLSLDGFTVEYGGDGDDRPDVNVAKGLVEAGIAYVAAAVEQARDAADAPDAGFDVTVESDIPLGAGLGSSAAVVVAGIDAATRELGAPLDPEELAERAYRAEHDVQDGQASRADTFCCAVGGAVRVEGDDCRRIDAPNLPFVVGFDGGAGDTGELVAGVRSLREKYDFAADTVESIGDVVRTGESVLAAADPTDDPPESVLAELGRLMDFDHGLLEALGVSSRSLDNMVWSAREAGAHGAKLTGAGGGGCIVALDRTEETETALRFTPECEESFRAELARGGVRVEER
- a CDS encoding M28 family peptidase, with amino-acid sequence MDEERRTFLTDLLSAPSPSGFETAGQRVWMSYVEEFADEMRVDAYGNAVAVHEGDADAAEIAFTGHADEIGYIVRDVTDDGFLRIEAIGGADRTVSKGQHVTVYAENGEVPGVVGQTAIHLRETGDEEHEDLTEQFVDVGATSEAEARELVEVGDPLTVQTRIRDLHGTRTAARGMDNRVGTWAAAEALRHAVEADVDATVYAVSTVQEELGVQGAKMVSYDLNPDAAVAIDVTHATDNPDVSGKRRGPVELGEGPVVTRGSANHPAVVELARDAADGADVDVQLQAAGIRTGTDADAFYTSRSGIPSLNVGIPNRYMHTPVEVVDTEDLDGVSTLLGAMAERAADAAPFAVDI